The genomic segment ATCCTGCCACCATGCTATCATAAATCTGCCCTGTGATCCTTTCTGTGAATGCCTGATATTTATCTGTATCTTTCGACACATGCACAAGGAGCTGAGAGAAGGTATATCCACCGATTGAAAATGCATGAACAAGCAGGGGGCGGGACACGAAGCGCTCGCTCTCCAGCAACTCCAGTAATGTCTTTCCATGTTCCAGACCCCAGCGGGGCCAAAGGAACCCTTGCACCtttgaaaaaaaggagaaattcaATCAGCCTTTcagaaaatcattaaaaaacatacacacacactaaactTTGAGTTTAAAACTGAGTGAATTCATTTTTCAAAGTAAGATCAATGCGCAACATTACAGTGCTCCCACGATGTCCTGGTGGGGTCCCctctacttttgtttttttacgaGTTAAGTTTCCATTGCAATCTTAGTTAAATACAAACTTTCTTCACATTTATCTAATGCAGTTTCATTCTTATAGTGCTACTTCACAGATATAGACCTTAAAACACTTTACAGTTTAAAGAAAAGGAGCCTATAATTTGACAAACTAAACGGTGATATTATGGCAACAGTTGTGGACGaagaacttccttttaacaagaagaaacttcCAACAGAGCCAAGATCAGCGTGGGGCAGTAATCTgatcacaaaaaggggggacaAAGGGAGAGAGTAGGGAAAAGGAAACGATGTACAACAGTTTCATATAAATGCATCGTGAACAGAAAAGTGGGTATTATATCATGGGAAGTCCCCAACAGCTGAGCCTACAGCAGCATAATTTTTGGATGATTCAGGGTCATCTGATCCACCCCAACTATAAGCTTTACCAAAAGGAAATTTTTAAGTCTAATCTTCAAAGTACAGGTTGTCTCTCTCAACATGGAACTGGTTCCACCGGACAGGGGCTCGATAACTTTTTAAGGCTCTGCTTTTGGTAATTCTGGGAACCACAAGCTTGCACTCAGAGCACATACTTCTAGAAAGACTATTATTCATTAGCCGCCCTGTGATGCATTTTAGTGTTAAGTGCAAGAATGAAACATTGTCATTCAGGTTCTCATTCCCGTCTCTTGCCCCACTGATTGCTAATATCGTACACTCCTCTCTTATATCTGGTTCTGTTCCTTCTTCTCTTAAAACCGCAGTAATAACTTCAATACTGAAAAAGAATGGTTCAGATCCCTCCAATCTAAATAATTTCAGGCCAATTTCAAATCTCCCTTTCCTagcaaaaattcttgaaaagatAGTGGCTGCACAGGTTCATCATCATCTCATTGGAAATAACTTGTACGAACAGTTTCAGTCCGGCTTCCGTTcatgtcacagtacagaaacagccCTAGTAAAAATCACCAATGATCTTTTGCTTGCAGCTGATTCTGGACTTATATCCATCCTCATTCTCCTTGACCTTACAGCAGCTTTTGACACTATGTCCCACCGCATCCTCCTTCACAGATTAGCATCTATTGGCATCAATAGTACAGTACTCGCCTGGTTTACTTCTTATCTCTCTGGCCGTTCACAGTTTGTTCAATTACTCCCTCACAGATCAGTATCTACTCCAGTTAATTTCGGTGTACCCCAAGGCTCTGTCCTGGGTCCTTTACTTTTTATCATCTATCTCCTACCTCTAGGtaatatttttaggaagcataacatccagtttcactgctacgcagatgacacccagctctacctATCCTCCAAACCCACAGCTACTCTCCCACCCACATCCatttctgactgtttaagtgaaaTCAAGGTCTGGTTTACTCACAACTTTCTTAAACTTAatggcaataaaacagaattcattttaataggCACCAGATCAAAACTGACTACAGTTCCAACCAGTCTTTCGTTATCCATTGATAACTCCTGTTGTCACACCctcccctcaggttaagagtcTTGGTGTCATCCTCGAtagcactctgtccttcacagcacatataaataatatcactcGGTCTTCCTACTTTCATCTCCGTAATATTAACCGTCTTCGTCCCTCACTCACACCACACAGTACCACCATACTTGTCAATGCTCTTGTCACATCTCgtctggattactgtaattctcttCTCTATGGTTTACCTCATAAATCCCTACATAAACTGCAGTTGgttcaaaatacagctgctcgtATTATTTCCAGAACTAGATCCACTGGACATATAACACCTGTTTTTAAACAGCTCCATTGGCTTCCAATTCACCTCCGTGTCAATTTCAAGATCCTGCTTCTCACTTTCAAAGCGCTTCATAACCTCGCCCCTCCATATCTATCCGATCTTCTCCATACATACTCACCCCTTCGTACACTccgctcttcttcagcttcccttctgtcagttccacctgctcgcctgactaccatgggactcagagcctttagttgTTCTGCCCCGAGACTTTGGAATGCACCTCTACTTGCTCTACGGGCCACACACTTGTCTCACCACTTTTAAATCACTACTCAAAACTCATCTGTTTAGAATTGCATACACTTGATCTGTCTTAGGCCATTTTTACCttgctcagtttttatatttgcttttatacttttatgactgtttatgtctaaattttatCTTACCGTGTTtgctatatatacatttttcttatgtttttatgGTATTGTTTACGTGTtactgtaaggtgaccttgagggtctgaaaggcgcctataaataaaatgtattattattattcatcagTAGGGGTCAAAGAGCATGTTATCTTTGATACAACAGATACTGTTTTAGCTGACTCAGAAGAGCAGCTCTACAGTTAGTGTGAGAAACTGATTAACTTTAACATATGCTCCAACTCCTCAGTCCCTGAATTCTTACCTCGCTCTCAAATACTAGCACGTCAAATCCTGTGTTGAAGTAGATGTCACAGTACTTAGCCAGCGCATGGGGACGTGAACCCAACCACGGTAACATCAGCAACAGAGGTTTGTGACGTTCTGAGGTCTGGTTCCGGCATCCAGGGACTGCAAATGTTCCTTCATTCATGAAGAACGTGGCATTCTTACTAAGGCGGTGGGCAGTAACGCCTCTGCTAAGAGCTATATTTGCAAACATGTCAGCAATTGTAGGGCTTTCGTTTAAGAGAGAGAAGAGTATTCAAAAACCCAAGGCTACCTGGATAAAAGAGAAAGACACAGGTATGAAATTGGCATAATAAAAAACAGAGAACCAGGCAGGTAGACACAGAAACCACAAAAtagggaaaaacaaacaaatacaaagatCAAGAAAAACTAAGGAGAATGACAGAAATCAAAGCAATCATTAtagcgatcgtggctcaagagttgggagttcgccttgtaatcggaaggttgccggttcgagccccggcttggacagtctcggtcgttgtgtccttgccaagacacttcacccgttgcctactggtggtggtcagagggcccggtggcgccagtgtccggcagcctcgcctctgtcagtacgccccagggtggctgtggctacaacgtagcttgccatcaccagtgtgtgaatgtgtgtgtgaatgggtggatgactggatgtgtaaagcgctttggggtccttagggactagtaaagcgctatataaatacaggccatttaccatttaccataaccACCAGCTTAAAGTTTTTCCCTGACTAAGAGTGGGTATCTGGGGTGTTTTGCCGGTATTGTATGCAAGCAGGACTGGCATATGTCAATGTTACAATGACATACTCTGTGTCTGCGAAggttctcaatcatccaggtcattgtagtctaaggagcttggaaagaaaagcgcctggacttctttaaattgCTTGAAGAAGTTTCACCTCtgatccaagaagcttcttcagttctaaagtcAAATGGTGGGGAgccccagatttaagccctatgggagtgtccccccaggGGGgcatggaccccctaatgatcctctatctgatcacatgagccaaggtttcgggtgaactcGCTGTGAAACccagccccaccctatcatgtgatttagtGAGGTcaagaagacagatggtttgaaagaggagtgaaagaagccatctatgtccactgtgaacgatcatctttgaacagaggcggtggcttatgacaccaaccgtctgccatctataatccagttttgagatccttgcccagacgccttaacgcccacttaCATCCTGGGCCTGTTGACcccaggaaatcacatgataatatggggctaggtttcacaatgagttcacctgaaaccttggcaGGACTTTCTTCCAGACACTCTAAACCCACCGGCACAATGTACATTTCAAAttcctttaattttaaatatgtttatattgtcaattctgtaaaatagtcagattgtctattcttatttaattcacttaatgtacagaattcacctgcttgctgctactactgcacattcacctaatgtatatactatatatataatgttcttcctctacccccccccatttttgcacatgtcgaggagcgtgtcaggCTACAttaatttcactgtgtgttatacttgtataactatgcatgtgacaaataaagaaccttgaaccttgacaTAGAGCTATGCATATTCTTTCTTATTATCTGGAAATGTGGGATGTGAATACTCAGAGCCTATAGATAGGCCATTGTATCtacaatacaataataatgtaattataatgtttgtgtgtgtgtgtgtgtgtgtgtgtgtgtgtgtgtgtgtgtgtgtgtaaaactgtACAACTCTCCATAATTTAGCAAAGGTGTTTCCCAATTGCTTAACTTACTTATGCTATAAGTCTATAGAAACTATGTCTATAGAAAGGACACAACCTCTCTGGaggcacgtacacacacaccaTTAGCTTACAAGATTTTTCCCTGCTAAAAGTAGGTGATTTGAGGTTTGCCTGTAAAGTGTTTAGGCAGGATTGCTACTTTGCCACATATCTAAACATATTTCTGTAATTTCTTGATATACTTTGGGAGACACCTACAATACTTCTACACAGAAAAAAACTTTGTAATAAGTAATAAAATGGCGGCGACAGTGCCCTATGTCACGACATATTTTTGTACAAGTATGTTTATAGGAAGGTCACAACCTCTCTGAAAGAGCATatacacacagccacacaccaTTAGCTGACATGTTTTTTACTTTCCAAAATTGGAGTACTTGAGGTTTGCCTGTACTCTGTTTAGGAAAAATTAGAATATGTTAACTTTATATTAAATCTATATTAATATTGAATctatattaatatattatattaaatttatattaaatctATACATATTTCTGCAATTTCTTGATATATCACCAACAATCCTTCTatgcagaaaaaaacagcataaaaattttatttttctgcattaTATAGAATAAGTATAACTCCATATCAGACTTTAAAGGATCACTTGTATTTCATCAACAATGTAATAATGTTACTTATAATGTTATAAATCATATTGAATATGTTGGCACAAATTGTACAACTCTCCATAACTTATGAAAGCTGCTTTCCTGTTGCTTATGATTATTTCTTTCACTGAATCATGCTAAAGTTGTATACAAGTCAGGGATGTTATATAGGACTGTTTTTAGCCTATAGTAAGACCAAGCAAGGAAAATGGCGGAGACAGGAACCCTATTTCACAATGTACTTTTGTACAAGTATTACTGTTGGAAGGACACAAACTGAGGGGGCACGCCTTTAATCATGCATGCACATACATACTAAGTACAACACTTGTGTAGAAAAACAATGCCCtacaacaaaataaagattttgttaAAATTTTCCTATCATTAATTGTTGCTGTTTTATTCTTGATGCATTAACCTTATGGTTAGCGATGGCTACTGATTATTCTGCTCAAAGTCGCACAGCGAAAACAAACATATGCATGGATGCttgctttttgttgttcttcAGCTGCAAACTAAACTTACTGGCAGCTTATGCAGTTTACCAGTTTAAGCCATTTCTCCTTgtaattttcctttttatttttctcagaaaaAAGAGTATCCCTCCTTTCTCCCGCTCACTGCTGCTACAAGAGCCGTTAAAGTTAAGCTAATCAAGCAAAGCTAACTGTATAGAGCCCAAATGTCCCCAACCCCCACCAAAACCCACCCACTCATTTAGCGTACAATagtctagttttttttttttttaaatcccctTAAACATATGGGGTTAGCCTTTCTTTCACAGCCAgctgaaacaaacaacaaacaaacaaatgcaatGCTAATTTAAGACAAAAATGAACTTACCATCAAAGCATGGAAAGCTTTAGCGAGTTAAACCTAGTAGCTATTTTCTGTGGCGGAGTTACAAAAGTGCATCCAATTTACTTGTAGTAATATGTAGTAGGTAAGAACAGGCTGTTCCTAAACACCTAGCTTgcagcaaaagagaaaaaagaataaaaaagttaATATTAAACTACGTGGACATCTCCCAAGTGAGCCAGACGTGAAGATGCACTTGGTCCCGGTGTGGTATGACTTTCTTTCTTTAAGTCCTCCTCTTaactcctcctccttcttcttcgtACTCCTGATTTTCTGTAACTACATATTTTCCGCCACCTACCGTGCAGTCTGAAAATATCTGGACTGTCACCCACTGTATAATTTCTTCATTGCAGGTTCTCTGTGCCTGTCTGAgcaatgtatttaaaatataacaacCCTATAGTAACTAAACTGCAAATTTACAGATTTAATTTGAGTGGTTAAAGACAAATAGCAAATAGCATACAGATGCTATTTAGCCTGGCACTACAGCCCCAGAAGAGCCCAGGatagttttttaaattgattttgatTATATAGtgaaaaccctgaaaaaagTATGGTTAATttgtttgtggttgttttttcttagacaactgctgaaaaaaaattattttgtcagacctaaatcattaaaaaaaattcattatTTGACAAAGATAACCAGAGTAAATTCAAagattagttttttaaaataaagatttaatttattaagggaaaaataTCTATCCAAACCAACCTGGCTTTTTGTGAAAAAGTAACTGGTGGGAAATAATCGGGAAATCTTTAGCAGCAAGAACTGCGATCAAATTTTTGTGATAACCTCCAATCAATTTTTCACCTaatcttctttgcagaattgttcaAAGTGTTTCAGGGTTCCGGGTTTCAGGATTTTTTGGTAGAAAACAAATTTCATGGTTCCATGAATTACAGCAAGTCATCAAGTTCTTAAAGCaacaaagcagccccagaccatcacactacggtcaccatgtttgactgttcaTACAACATAATTTTTTAAGCAATTCTGTGttacttttaactttttatatGGAACAGGACCCAGACCTTCCGAAAAGTTTGACGCTTTTATCTAGTCACAGCATACTTTCATCAAGATGTTTTATGGCCAGTGTGAGAcaagcctttgtgttctttgtgGTCAGCAATGATTTTCACCTTCAAAGTCttccatggatgccatttttgcccaatCTCTTTCTAATGATTGAGTCATAAACTCTGAGGCCTGCTGTTCTtaagatgttgttctgggttcttttgcgACCTCCTGATTGAGCTGTTCATGCACTCATGCAGTATTTTTGGTAGGTCCGCAAGTTCCAAGTTTTCCCCTTTTGTGGATAATACCttgttaataataattaacaacaaaaatgaaaatgcttATCCTGGAACCTGTGGATATCACTGATTAGTGGGCTTCCTGTATGTGGCTGATTTTTATAGCTGCTTCCACTTCGGCTTCTTCTGTCTTCCTTGACATCATCAATGAGCGAGTTTCACTCTAATTAAAAATCAGCcgatttatacatatatatatatatatatatatatatatatatatgtatgtatgtttactTTCATACACAtcacaatcagaatcagagagacTTTATAATTACAAAGGGAACTTGTTAATAAATTCCCTTTATGATTCCAGCTTTTCATGAAAAAAATCAATGCTTCCCTATGAACCTGAGtaacatcccattcttaatccatggGGTTTAATATGATTTTGGCTCACCCTTTTCCCACAAGGTTTaagagtgtgtttatgggactttatgaccattcttccagaaaCACATTTGTGAGGGCAGACAGGGATTTTGGAAGAGAGGGCTTGGCTCTAGTTGTTgactggaacacctgaattcaatgataTAAATACTTTTgaataaatcatagtatttagtATAGTCATTTTAATGTATGTTTAATGAATGTTGGAGTTATTAcaattacaattattattattattacaattacAATAAACCATTTCACTCAGTTCTTCTTTAAAAGACACTTGTGATGCCTGTCCTTAATGAACATGCTTTTAGATTTATGTTCTAAGAATTCGCTTGAGTTTCCACAAAGGGATACATGTGATTGTGGCATTGCCCTCATTACTTTGACCTCCTTTGTTGGTCCAATAACAGAGAACTGAGGTGAAGTGTAAAGGTCATGTTTGTATACACATGTTAAGAGGGCATCACTGTATAATATTGTACTGTACGTTTTGTCccatcttcatcttttttttaaagtaagggAATTGCTTGCTTTTATCCTCCTCTTTGCTTGTGCAGCTTTGTTTATGAGTCTTGACATGACAGTCCTCATTCCCTGCAGGACCCCAGCCCCTGCTGACTTTGTCTTGTTGGAGGATGAGTTGTCTAAACAGAAACCAGTTGCTCAGTGAATTCAGATAGCAAGTGTGAGGCGGCAATCATTTGGCCATGTCCCTTTCTGAGCTCATATGTTTGGCCTGTCATTGTTCCTTTCCAGCCCCTTTAGTCACGGCCGGGTTGATGCTTTCCTGTGTCCTCATCAGACACTGGGTTAATCACACCCCTGGGGAAGTTCCTATCTCCCATCTCTGACTGCCTAAATGATGTGGCATAGCCTTCACTGTCATTCTGGCTGTACTTATCCAAGTGTAAACGCTTTATTATTATCTTTGGTGTTGCCAGTCAcaaccagtgtgtgtgtcttggCACGCAGAACCATTATTTAtgcctttgtgttttgtcctAACGATATGTTTGCTGTATTTGTTTATGGGATGAAGTTAGGTTTGCATCCCAGCGACCAATCATTATGCATTTGGCAGAATTCCCATTCAACAGTAATGGTCAGTGAGAAGTTTataaaacagaagttttgaGACAGCTGCAACATCTAGGCAAAGAGAGCatataatgtgtgtctgtgcctcAAGCTCACTGTCCCCAAATATGTCCAAAGGTATGTGGATCAGTGTCTATTTTAGAAGCATCCATGGGAATTGAATTAGGCCATGAGGTTACTGGATTTCCCCCATTGGGTAAAAACAGCTCACGTGAACAATAAAAGGAGGAAAATAAAGGAATGTGAATAAGATAACACCACCACAGTTTCTCGCCGCAATAAGTGGTGGTAAAAATCCTTGGTCAAATATTGCATGTACTAGATTCTCAGGTGTTCTGTGGTCATATACAAGTAACTATGATCATGCATTATAGATGTATGCTGTTAAAAAATAATCTGCTTTTCAGTATATACTTTAGTTGAAATGTTTCTAGTTGAGCTGTTTACTTTAGCCGACAGTTGTAAATTACACACAAATTCATGTATTGATCTGCTTTGGCAtattttgcttttacatttaTCCTTCTCTTCTCCGAGGTTCTCATGTAACTATAATAAAGGTGATACTCATAATGATGCAGCCTCAGATTTAGGAGAATCGAAGGCAGCAAACAGTCTCACTGTCAGATGAGTGCAGAAGCAGCATGTGGGCATAGCGGGGGTTGTGTAGAGGAGGTGGGGTCTGTCCCGTGTGTCAGCAGCCCGATGGATAGAACAGGGGCATAGCAGAGTGAGTATGAAAGGACACGCCGTGCAATGCAGACAGAGACTGCAGACATGCAGCAGCACAGAGCGGCATATATGTTTAAAGAGGCTGCAGCAAAGAGGGCTATTGATGAGGTAAGGAAGCTAAAAAAGGAATGGCTGCCACACAGAGTTGCGTGGTTTAATGTCTCTTTTTTAATGCTCTTGTTTAAATGggtttttgcattttaatgttTGTACTGTGTGCACGTCACAAGACTTTATAGTCTAGCAGAGGGTTTCAGCACACCGCTTTCATATTCATCACACTGCCGTTATTTTCACGTACAATTTTTGATTTTAGCTGTGACCCACATGCAGCGGTTTAACTTTATCTATGTTAGAGATATCCAAATGATAAGCAATATTTGAAGGGTGTTGGCATTACTTGTTTTTTATGCGTGATTGTTTTCTCCAGGTGTGTTAAGAATGACATCTTTGGAAACCTGATATTAGGGATTACTCAAACATGTGACTGCACAACTACTCCAAGTGACTTTGAGGTCAAGTTTGCGGACCCTCAACATGGTCTCTCTGTggaatatttattttctcttcCCTCTCTCTTTGCCTCACTCGCTTCATGCCATAGCGTTAACTGgagaaaatgtgaaagaaaCACAACAGCCAGACAGTGACAAGGCAGGGCAGTTTCTGAAACAGCTCTCAAGTAGACCTCATGTACCCGGTTTAGCACCAAGTGATCCCATGATTGCACCCGAGGATGATGACTTCCTGGGTTCCCCTTTAAGTTGGTCCTTATCATCATCTgaggacacagacagacaaggtGTGATTGGTGAATACGGCGATTTACTGGAGAGCGCTGAGACATCTCTTTTATTTCCTAATGAGAAGGGACCCATACCCACAAAGGGTGCTACAGTAGATACCGCCTCCACAGAGAGAATGCAAACAATGAAGTCCTCATCAGCAAGTGTACCACCCAAGCTTACCCATGAACAAACATTAAAGAATCAGCCAGCTGAGACCAACACTGCATCGATTTTGTATCCTAGAGAGACTGGAGAGAATCAGCCAACATTCCCAGGCTTTCAAAATCAGATGACTGATACTCACTTACCCTCTCTTCTCCCTGGCTCACTCCCATCACACACATCAGAGCAGAACTCAACTTCATCACTGCCCACTGGACCGGGGCCAGACACTCTTGGATGGACCACAGGCATTTCTGTTACCACAAAGGGAAACAGAGATGGATTCATTGATATTACAGATCTTATTTTACAGAGAGAAACTGCCAGCATGGAGGCAAAAGAAGGTAAGAGTCCTTTAATTATTTACAGCATCCCTACAATAAATCGAATGCTGAAACTATGCCCTATAGTGCATTTCAGTTTCCTTGCATAACCTCCAAAAACTCAGAATCACCACATGTCACTGCAGTGTTTATGATATGTATTCTGCTGGCAAACACAGTTTTTTTACATTCACAGAATGGGTTGCATCACTTTCTTCAAATGTCTCTCTCTCTAACTCCTTCAGTTCTCTGCCCTTGTCTTTCTCATTCAAGCCTTTTAGCACAGATTCTCCAGTTCAAACTTACACTCTCCTGttaaagtaaaacattttattcacattGCAGTCAGCCTCCATTGCCCGCACTCAGAGGTTACTGGATAATGCAGCATGCACACTAtttactgtacacacacacacatactggcATTTACTTGTCAAAGTAAATGTTGTGTCCACAAGCATATGAGGAGGACTTGAAAGAAATTAATAAGGAATTTGCTTCCTCCTGTGTATGCATTTAATACCACACATTTTCAGTGTAACAACAAGTTTATTGAATAAGTGCATCAAGATGGAGTATATATTAAAtgtgttctcctttttattaGATTTCATAGACAGCAGAGCGAAAGCCCCGCACTTAAAAGTGCTCTCTGTTTGCTGTATCTATACTGATGTAATTGCTTCACTACTAATGGAGGACCAGAAATAGGACACATTCCATTTATAACCAGTAGGTTCCCTGATTCAGATGGCCCTATACAGCTTATTTCATATAAAGAATAAGAAActcacattttttgtttgttacattgttatcaTCAGTCATAAAGCTCTTTCACATTCTTATAGATAACAACATCACTTCACTAATGTGAATTTACCTATAGCCACACAAAATGAGAGCAGGCATGAGGTCAATACTGGCTAATCAACACACATACAGTATCTCTCTTCctcactttcacacaaacacatatgcacacaacCTACTGCTCATGCTCCCACTCTGTCTGTGACCCAGTTAGATTCCCAGTTACAAGCCTGTTCTGTTTTATTATGGATTAGCTTCACACACAGCAGATTACACCCTGCTCTCTTTTTAGAAAATGAAGATTGTGCGCAAAAATAAATTTGGCCTGTATCCAGAGGTTAGATTAGTACCAGTATGTTCATTTCGCAAGGAAAAATTTGTCATTATTAAAGATGATATAACACATAACCAccacacaaaaaataataaaaatacacaggTGTATTAGGTGTGAAGCAAAGGTGTATCTTGAGCAAAGCCATGCTTTGAGCTTAATGCTAACACTAGCATTCTAACATGCTCATGATGACATGGATAAAGTGCTGATGACATTGACAgtgtaaaagatggatgtagcttaTAGTGCCTTATACCTGCATTCTATTTAATGGCCACCAGAGGGCGGTCCTATAGAAGTCTATGGGGAAATGACCCTCTGACTTGACCTACTCCTGCTGAATTTACAGGCTCAGTCACTCATTTAGAgacattacatttttaaaaattaagacATGTTtaatactatgttttaaaaaCCATAGCGATCTCCATCTTTTACACGGTCTCTGTATTACTATACCATCATATTTATGCAAGTTAGCATGTTTGCTTGTTTGCCAATgaaaactttaaattaaatCTGTACTTAAATTTTCTactttttggttttctgttgAGATAACCAATATggtgttcatgttttttttatactcTTTACAGATGACTCCAAGAATGATTCAAAAGCCAGAAGCCCAAGCCGGCTAGATGGTAACATGGACACAATTGCCACAACCTGCAAAACACTAAATCATTCCTGGACACCTACCTACCCAGAGGATTTTACTCACAACAAGCCTCTGCACCCCTTTCTGGCTCTCACCCCTTCATTTTTGGTCCCTTTGTATTCAGACTGGAACTCTGCCCTGGCTACATGGGGATTTGCATGGGAAGCACATATCTATGGCCTGGGCTCTGTCTTCACTGTATTTGGCCTAATCTCTGTAGTCTGCTTGTTAGGGCTGCCCCTGAGGTGTCCCCCAGGAAGCCCCTACTTCACAATGCTGCACTTGTTCATTTTGGCATTTGCAGGGATCCAGGCTTTCTGTTTGCTTTACGATGCTT from the Oreochromis niloticus isolate F11D_XX linkage group LG7, O_niloticus_UMD_NMBU, whole genome shotgun sequence genome contains:
- the si:dkey-5i3.5 gene encoding uncharacterized protein si:dkey-5i3.5, which codes for MFANIALSRGVTAHRLSKNATFFMNEGTFAVPGCRNQTSERHKPLLLMLPWLGSRPHALAKYCDIYFNTGFDVLVFESEVQGFLWPRWGLEHGKTLLELLESERFVSRPLLVHAFSIGGYTFSQLLVHVSKDTDKYQAFTERITGQIYDSMVAGSLEHMAIGLGKTVFPKCEWLVKQTAMFYFDKFKSHTVDYFDISLDVFWNTPITAPVLMFYCNNDPLCDPQTLADLAGYWRGRGMDVTEKKWDNSIHAGHLKRHPEEYLSTLRIFLSSLGFTPLKAKL